One genomic window of Fusarium fujikuroi IMI 58289 draft genome, chromosome FFUJ_chr01 includes the following:
- a CDS encoding related to DNA-directed DNA polymerase lambda — translation MTSLQEKTAFFDQLKPLSSDDELDTDQQKERMRSRRFFAVKARPRPPAKESVVLDLTNIEAQKSRVTPRRVTSLPTPAPADRTKIIKGTPMTAIGQKTRLGTLMNQRSAGAILVDDTPIPDSTRQTRRSLPRSGSTPLFPSGRNLGQTVSDSPSPSLAMKKRKRENTINLKPESEQIFKGLTFHYIPDDDVAPARRLRITKAREFGATWVRTPRIATHIVVEKHIQYKDIESVLKNTNRNLPPRVVNEEYPIDCIQFKSLLQCSQKRYRLTGQPIAQEEDNSSPVPSSSGKPNESLQVKPHHRNSKKWDFVPLTGTPERSEESPHHSQVAETPVPTDSQPVVLDLQGMASSHHTSSERPTISRQNSTIFVQEPSGSMQNPDEDRHKDELSEYIKIMSEYKDLPLDADDDDVQTVTEMADLEFEEQSLSGSEGERANKRRSRRKIRSDHKDIAFEDRFSCNSAGVKDAKAGNPNSRTIEVLQSMADYYTRVNDHWRTTAYRKVISTLKRQEMKITTAEEAQRLPSVGPRLAQKIAEIVTTDRLQRLEYAQKEPMDEALQLFLGIYGVGNSQAQQWLAQGFRTLDDLKTSAKLSPNQLIGIEHYNDLNTRISRREIEALGAIVRRSAQRVDPQVELIIGGSYRRGAETSGDIDFIITKPNTESSAELRPFLDSLVQLLEAEDFLVARLASSRSVSDGSKWHGCCVLPKISGFNEEHYRPVWRRIDFLLVPESEMGAALIYFTGNDIFNRSMRLLASKKGMRLNQRGLYKDVMRGPQRVKVREGELVEGRNERKIFDILGIKWREPHERWC, via the coding sequence ATGACCTCCCTACAAGAAAAGACAGCTTTCTTCGATCAGCTGAAGCCGCTCTctagcgatgatgagcttgatacgGACcagcaaaaagaaaggatGCGCTCTCGGAGGTTCTTCGCTGTCAAAGCACGCCCCAGACCACCAGCAAAGGAATCTGTCGTGCTTGACCTAACTAACATTGAAGCTCAAAAATCGAGAGTGACACCTAGAAGGGTCACTTCACTCCCAACGCCAGCACCTGCTGATAGAACAAAGATCATCAAAGGCACTCCGATGACTGCAATCGGCCAAAAGACCAGGCTCGGCACACTCATGAATCAACGCAGCGCTGGCGCTATTCTAGTCGATGATACACCTATCCCTGACTCTACGAGGCAGACACGGAGATCACTCCCTAGGAGCGGGTCTACGCCTTTGTTCCCATCGGGTCGAAATCTTGGACAAACAGTAAGCGACTCGCCTTCCCCAAGCTTGGCAATGAAGAAGCGAAAGCGTGAAAATACGATCAACCTCAAGCCAGAGAGCGAACAGATATTCAAAGGACTCACTTTCCATTACATTCctgatgacgatgttgcACCAGCTCGTCGATTACGCATCACAAAGGCGCGCGAGTTTGGTGCAACATGGGTACGGACTCCACGCATTGCTACTCatattgttgttgagaaacaCATACAGTACAAGGATATCGAGAGCGTGTTGAAGAATACGAACAGAAACCTTCCGCCTAGAGTTGTCAACGAGGAATACCCAATCGACTGCATCCAATTCAAATCACTGCTTCAATGCAGCCAAAAGAGGTATCGGCTTACAGGCCAACCGATAGCCCAGGAAGAAGATAACTCATCACCAGTCCCATCAAGTTCTGGGAAGCCTAATGAGTCTTTGCAAGTGAAGCCGCATCATAGGAATTCGAAGAAGTGGGATTTTGTTCCTCTCACAGGAACACCTGAAAGGAGCGAAGAATCTCCTCATCACAGCCAAGTTGCCGAGACTCCTGTCCCAACTGATTCCCAGCCAGTTGTGCTTGATCTTCAAGGGATggcctcatctcatcatacGTCTAGTGAAAGGCCTACCATTTCCCGACAAAATTCCACGATATTTGTTCAAGAACCAAGTGGCTCAATGCAGAACCCAGATGAGGATCGCCATAAGGACGAGCTATCCGAGTACATCAAGATAATGTCGGAATATAAGGACCTCCCATTAGAtgcggatgatgatgatgtccagACGGTTACGGAAATGGCAGACCTGGAATTTGAAGAACAATCCCTTTCAGGCTCAGAAGGTGAACGAGCCAACAAACGACGGTCACGAAGAAAGATTAGATCAGATCACAAAGACATTGCTTTCGAAGATCGGTTCTCCTGCAACTCCGCCGGAGTAAAAGATGCCAAGGCGGGGAATCCAAATTCGCGCACAATCGAGGTTCTCCAATCCATGGCTGATTACTATACTCGGGTGAACGATCATTGGCGAACAACCGCCTATCGAAAAGTTATCAGCACCCTAAAGCGTCAAGAAATGAAAATCACGACAGCCGAGGAGGCACAAAGACTACCTAGCGTGGGACCGCGTCTGGCGCAGAAGATTGCAGAAATCGTCACTACAGACAGGCTTCAGCGACTTGAGTACGCCCAGAAAGAGCCGATGGACGAGGCACTCCAATTATTCCTTGGAATTTATGGTGTTGGAAACAGTCAGGCCCAGCAATGGTTGGCTCAAGGATTCCGGACATTGGACGACTTGAAAACAAGTGCGAAACTCTCACCAAATCAGCTCATAGGTATCGAGCACTACAATGATCTCAACACCAGGATTTCGCGTCGTGAGATTGAGGCCTTGGGTGCTATTGTGAGAAGAAGTGCTCAGCGTGTCGATCCTCAGGTTGAGTTGATCATTGGGGGGAGTTATCGAAGAGGAGCAGAAACGTCGGGCGATAtcgatttcatcatcaccaagccgAATACTGAGTCATCGGCTGAACTGAGGCCTTTTCTTGATAGTCTTGTCCAActtcttgaagctgaagacttCCTTGTGGCACGGCTCGCGTCATCAAGATCTGTCAGCGACGGAAGTAAATGGCATGGATGCTGTGTGCTCCCTAAGATCAGTGGCTTCAACGAGGAGCATTACAGACCCGTGTGGCGCCGCATTGACTTTCTCCTGGTTCCTGAATCGGAGATGGGCGCGGCCCTGATCTATTTCACTGGCAATGACATCTTTAATCGCAGCATGCGACTATTGGCTTCCAAGAAGGGAATGCGACTGAACCAACGGGGTTTATACAAGGATGTGATGCGAGGGCCGCAACGGGTCAAGGTCAGGGAGGGAGAATTAGTCGAAGGACGAAATGAACGAAAGATCTTTGATATTCTGGGGATCAAGTGGAGAGAGCCTCATGagcggtggtgttga
- a CDS encoding probable ammonium transporter MEPa translates to MAMGGDGDARGATQLKYNGTGATGANPLDMDVNIWYEPGDIAWMLSATALVLLMVPGVGFFYSGLARRKSALSLIWLSVMSAAVTTFQWFFWGFSLTFSHTAGPFIGDLANFGFRDVLARPSVGSAHLPDMLFAVYQGMFSALTVALATGAVAERGRMLPCIIFTFVWATVVYDPIACWTWNPSGWSNKMGGLDFAGGTPVHIASGSAALAYSMMLGKRSGHGTHELNYRPHNATHIVTGTVFLWVGWFGFNAGSALSANLRGVMAAIVTNLAACVGGITWCLLDYRLERKFSTVGFCSGVVAGLVCITPGSGYVPPWSAVIFGAVGAAGSNYATKVKFLLGIDDALDIFAVHGIGGLIGNICTAFFATPSIAALDGYSHIKGGWVERHWAQMGYQLADSICGGLYSFVVTCSILFLMNLIPGLRLRVDSDAEVQGIDDAEIGEFAYDYVELTREVVSDIDNESGSRYSADPTAFHHYEKNHIPMIDARMFGGQPAHAPVTFPQ, encoded by the exons ATGGCTATGGGAGGCGATGGTGATGCTCGAGGAGCAACGCAGCTCAAGTATAACGGTACAGGCGCAACAGGTGCTAATCCGCTCGATATGGATGTCAATATCTGGTACGAG CCTGGTGATATCGCCTGGATGCTCTCGGCCACAGCTCTAGTGCTGTTAATGGTTCCCGGTGTTGG CTTCTTCTATTCAGGCCTCGCCCGTCGCAAATCGGCTCTGTCGCTTATATGGCTCTCAGTAATGAGCGCCGCAGTGACGACTTTCCAATGGTTCTTCTGGGGCTTCTCTCTCACCTTCTCGCATACGGCCGGCCCGTTTATCGGTGACCTTGCCAACTTTGGCTTCCGCGATGTCCTGGCCCGGCCCTCGGTTGGTTCCGCTCATCTCCCCGATATGCTCTTCGCCGTTTACCAGGGCATGTTCTCCGCCCTAACTGTGGCTCTCGCTACCGGTGCCGTCGCCGAGCGTGGCCGCATGCTCCCCTGTATTATCTTCACCTTCGTGTGGGCCACTGTCGTGTACGACCCTATTGCCTGCTGGACCTGGAATCCCAGTGGCTGGTCTAACAAGATGGGCGGCCTCGATTTTGCTGGAGGCACCCCTGTGCACATCGCTTCTGGAAGCGCTGCTCTGGCTTATTCAATGATGCTGGGCAAGCGTAGTGGCCATGGAACGCATGAGCTCAACTACCGCCCTCACAATGCTACTCATATCGTGACCGGAACGGTCTTCCTTTGGGTTGGATGGTTTGGCTTCAACGCCGGCTCTGCTCTCTCTGCTAACCTTCGCGGCGTAATGGCCGCCATCGTGACTAACCTTGCTGCTTGTGTCGGGGGCATCACCTGGTGTCTGTTGGACTATCGTCTGGAGAGGAAGTTCTCCACTGTCGGCTTTTGCTCTGGTGTTGTTGCCGGTCTCGTCTGCATCACCCCTGGCTCTG GCTATGTCCCCCCATGGTCTGCTGTCATCTTTGGTGCTGTCGGCGCTGCTGGCTCTAACTATGCTACCAAGGTTAAGTTCCTCCTTGGAATTGACGATGCACTCGATATCTTTGCCGTCCACGGCATTGGTGGTTTGATCGGCAATATCTGTACCGCCTTCTTCGCCACCCCAAGCATCGCTGCTCTCGACGGCTACTCTCACATCAAGGGCGGTTGGGTCGAACGTCACTGGGCGCAGATGGGTTATCAACTGGCCGATTCCATCTGTGGAGGCCTATACTCATTCGTCGTCACTTGCAGCATCCTATTCCTCATGAACCTCATTCCGGGTCTGCGTCTTCGAGTCGATTCGGATGCCGAAGTACAGGGCATTGACGATGCCGAGATTGGAGAGTTCGCATACGACTACGTTGAGCTTACTCGTGAAGTCGTCAGCGATATCGACAACGAGTCCGGAAGCCGATACTCGGCTGATCCTACGGCTTTCCACCATTACGAAAAAAATCACATTCCCATGATTGATGCTCGCATGTTTGGTGGCCAGCCCGCGCATGCCCCTGTGACGTTTCCACAGTGA